The Garra rufa chromosome 8, GarRuf1.0, whole genome shotgun sequence genome has a segment encoding these proteins:
- the LOC141341220 gene encoding uncharacterized protein, producing MEFIKEESEDMRIEETFGVKHEDTEEQTGAPNLQKCLQEAKQTIKEQRKEIATLKEWVDTLKEERNFLRERLKEALAIRSDKGGDVASYIPPIRHLPGQRKQEPDVTDSSSSDSSSESEPDSESSAAKKAKKRKSQPKKAKITGKKPRVKTPDDSISRYNMVLEKVKKDRISKTEAYTRLGVDRNTIVSQAPIAELAAANPDLFHTLRSTFKRKDSLKTFAETCRGFCEREPTASAILKKKEDGSLLDIYKN from the exons atggagtttattaaagaggagagcgaagacatgaggattgaagaaacattcggagtcaaacatgaagacactgaggaacaaacag GAGCCCCcaatctgcaaaaatgtctacAGGAGGCTAAGCAGACGATTAAGGAACAAAGAAAAGAGATTGCTACCTTAAAAGAATGGGTAGACACACTTAAAGAAGAGCGAAATTTCCTCCGGGAAAGACTAAAAGAGG CTCTTGCAATAAGAAGTGACAAGGGGGGAGACGTTGCCAGTTATATCCCACCTATAAGGCACCTACCTGGACAGCGAAAACAGGAGCCAGATGTAACTGATTCCTCATCCTCCGATTCATCATCTGAGTCTGAGCCCGATTCTGAGTCTTCAGCGGCCAAGAAAGCCAAGAAGAGAAAATCCCAGCCAAAAAAGGCCAAAATAACGGGCAAGAAACCAAGAG TCAAAACCCCTGATGACTCCATTAGCCGCTACAACATGGTGTTGGAAAAGGTTAAAAAGGATCGCATCAGCAAAACTGAAGCTTATACAAGGCTTGGGGTAGATCGGAATACCATTGTGTCTCAGGCTCCCATTGCAGAACTTGCAGCAGCTAACCCAGATCTGTTCCATACATTGAGGTCCACTTTTAAAAGAAAGGACAGCCTGAAGACGTTTGCTGAAACTTGCAGAGGTTTTTGTGAGCGGGAGCCTACAGCTTCAGCTATCTTAAAGAAAAAAGAAGATGGATCCTTACTGGATATTTACAAGAATTAA